The genomic segment CCAAGACGACGTGAGTTGCTTACTCAAATTGGCGTACCTTTCACCGCATTTGCACCCGATATTGATGAAACGCCTTTCGAGTCTGAAAGTGCGGCAGACTACGTGATTCGCATGGCGAAAGAAAAAGCAGAAGCAGGCTGGCGCATGCGAAATGTCACCGGGGAGAATCATAGTTTGTTACTTGCAGCAGACACGAGTGTCGTTGCCAATGGCAATATTCTAGGCAAACCCATCGATGCGGCGGATGCAATGGCCATGCTGAGCAATTATAGCGGCCAGTCTCATGAAGTCATGACAGCAGTTGCCGTTACAAATGGCAAACAAACTGTCGTCGAAAATGTAGTGACATCCGTTTATTTCAGGCATTTATCTGAAACAGAAATACGGCAGTATATTGAAAGTGGGGAACCGTTTGATAAAGCGGGAGGCTATGGCATTCAAGGCTTAGCCGCACTATTTGTTTCTCACTTAGAAGGCAGTTATACAGGGGTGATGGGCTTACCCTTATTTGAAACCGGTCAATTACTAGCGCAATTTGGGTATCCAATCTTATGAACCAGGAAATTCTGATCAACGTTACGCCGCAGGAAACGCGCGTCGCAGTCATGGAAGATGGCATCGTCCAAGAATTACATATTGAACGCGAAGCGCAACGTGGTTTAGTCGGTAACATTTATCTAGGACAAGTTCGACGAGTCCTGCCAGGCATGCAATCTGCATTCATCGAGATTGGCTTAGAAAGAGCCGCTTTTCTTCATATTGCTGATCTATTTGAACAACGCCACCACCCAGACCCTGACCTTCGGATTGAAAAGCTACTTCACGAAGGACAAACGGTGCTTGTCCAAGTGATTAAAGACCCCATTGGTACAAAAGGGGCAAGACTCTCGACGCAAATTTCATTAGCGGGTCGTTACCTAGTCTTGTTGCCGCAAGAGCATCATATTGGCATCTCTCAGCGCATTGGCAACGATAGTGAACGAGAGCACCTAAAAGAACGCCTCACCAATTTGCTACCAAGCAATAATCAGCATGGTTATATTTTACGTACGAGCGCAGAAACTGCGACCGATGAAGAATTAAAATCAGATATTACTTATCTGCAAAAGATCTGGGAAAGCATCCAAGAATCTTCCCGAAAATCTGCCAGCAAAACCTTATTGTTCCAAGATCTTTCTATGCCATTACGGGTATTACGTGATTTTGTGAACCCAGAAACCAAAGTTATCCGCGTCGACTCGCGCGAGACTTTTGTAAAGATGCAAGACTTTGCCGAGCAGTTTGTCACCGGCGTGTTGGAAAGAATCAGCCACTATGCAGGGGAAAGACCTGTTTTCGAAACTTATGGCGTTGAAGCGGAAATTGAAAGAGCGTTGTCTCGACGCGTCAACCTGAAGTTTGGCGGTTACCTCATCATCGACCAAACCGAGGCAATGACGACGATTGACGTCAACACCGGTGGTTTTGTTGGCACACGCAATTTTGATGACACTATCTTCAAGACAAACTTGGAAGCCACGCTAGCGATTGCCCGCCAATTACGTCTAAGAAACTTAGGTGGCATGATCTTAATTGACTTTATCGATATGGAAAGCGAAGAGCACCGTGAAACCGTGCTGGGGGAACTGACCAAAGCGATGTCTAGGGATCGTACGCGTGTCACAATTAATGGGTTTACTAACCTAGGCTTAGTTGAATTAACACGTAAACGGACGCGTGAAAGCCTCGCACACATTCTTTGTGAGCCCTGCCCAACCTGCCAAGGCAGAGGTCAAATTAAAACGGCCCAAACCATCTGTTACGAGATTTTGCGTGAAGTAGTGAGAGAAGCACGACAATACAATGCAAAAGAGTATCGTGTGCTTGCGTCCCAAGCGGTGATTGAACTCTTTTTGGATGAAGAGTCTCAAAGCTTGGCACAATTGGCCGACTTTATTGGTAAGCCAATTCGTCTGCAAGTAGAAACGCAATATGGGCAAGAACAATACGACGTGGTGATTTCATGAAACCCGGAAAAACCGGCCTTACCCGATTAATTCATGCATTTGGTTATTCTGTTGATGGTTTAAAAGCCGGCTGGCAGCGTGAAGCAGCCATTCGCCAAGAAATTATCGCACTTATAATTCTTTTACCTTTAGGTATCTGGTTACCAGTCGGTATTCCCGTTAAACTGGCTTTATTAGCTTCGACACTAGCAGTGTTAGTGGTTGAGTTACTTAACTCTGCCGTAGAAGCGGTGGTCGACTTAGCCTCACCCGACCGACATGATTTAGCAAAACTAGCCAAAGATTTAGGCAGTGCCGCCGTTTTGATGACACTCATTGTGGCGATAGCGGTTTGGTCCTATGCAGTTTGGCTGGCTTTTGGTACACATTAGCAGGAGCCCCCCCATGAAACACGTAAGCCCTCTCTCTATTTTAATGAGCGCAATGCTAGCAAGCAGCCTTTTGCTAACCGGTTGTACCACCAGCAAATCGGGCGATGTGTATAGCCGCAATAGTGCAAGAAGCATTCAAACGGTGGAGACGGGTGTTGTAAAAAGTGTGCGCCAAGTAAAACTAGAAGGCACCAACTCTGGTGTCGGTACGTTTGGAGGTGCAGTGGTTGGTGGGATTGCTGGCAGCCATGTTGGCGGCGGTGACGGCCGAATTGTCGGCGGTGTAGTGGGATCGATTCTGGGTGGGATTGTAGGAAACTCGATCGAGAAAAACACCACCCAATCAAACGGGCTAGAAATTACCATTTTACTAGACAATGGTCGTACCATTGCGGTAGTACAAGAAGGTAATGACGATATTCGCCCAGGGGATCGCGTCAATGTACTCAGTGGTAATGGCGAAAGCAGAGTAACGCGTAACTAAGTACAACCGCTTCAGGCATAAAAAAAGGAACCACAGTGGGTTCCTTTTTTTATGTGTGTTAACACGAATACTTAATACCGCCCGGCCATCTGCATCAAGCGAGAAACGCGCTCACTGGTCTCTGGGTGAGTTCTAAATAAGCCCGTAATGCCGCTACCCGACAATGGATTGATAATCATCATCTGCGCAGTTTCCGGGTGTTGTTCTGCAGCCGGCATCTGATAACCTTGCGCATAATGCTCAATTTTTTGTAATGCATTAGCTAATGCGACTGGGTCACCGCTAATTTCTGCACCACCGCGATCTGCCTCGTACTCTCTTGCACGTGAAATCGCCATTTGAATTAGCGTTGCTGCTAGCGGCGCAAAAATCATAATCAGAATCGCTACAATCGGATTTACACTGCGCTCGTCATCACGAGAACCGCCGGTGAAGAACATGGCAAAGTTAGCAATCGCGCTGATAGCACCTGCGACTGATGCGCTTAATGTAGAAATTAAGGTGTCTCTATGCTTCACGTGCGCTAGTTCATGTGCCATTACCCCGCGCAATTCGCGCTCAGACAACAAACGCATAATACCGGTTGTTGCTGCGACGGCAGCATTCGCAGGGTTTCGACCGGTTGCAAATGCATTAGGCTGCGCTTCGTCAATGATGTACACCCTAGGCATTGGCAAGCCTGCGCGTTGCGCAAGTTCGGCAACCATTCCATAAAACTGAGGGGCTGAATGTGCGTCAACTTCGCGCGCATTGTACATCCGCAATACCGCTTGGTCTGAAAACCAATAGGCCCAGAAGTTCATCCCACCCGCAAATAGTAAAGCAATGATGAGACCAGTTGCTCCACCGAGTGACAGTCCAATGACACCGAATAAGGCGGTGATAGCTGCCATCAGTAATGTCGTCTTGAACCAATTTCCAATCATGTTTGTTACTCCATAAACCGCAACGGCGGCACACTGGTTAGATTGGGTTAAGTGAAAAAAATTCAATCACCTAATTGAAGACCATTCACCAACTGTTGACCAGCCACTAAGGCTGCCGCTGGCGCTCGCTTACTACCGGCCTTTTGCACCTCTACTAGCCGTAACGCACCCTTACCGCACCCCACGAATACATCATTGCCATCTAGTTGAACACGGCCAGCTGCAAGCGCCATTTCAGTGGGTTCGGCCAACCAAATTTTTAATAATTCACCCGCTAGCTTCGTTGCAGCCCCAGGTGCGGGGTTTAATGCACGAATTTTCCGGGCTAACACCGAAGCATCGTGCGACCAATCTATTAGCGCTTCTGCTTTATCAATTTTAGCAGCATAGGTTACCCCCTCAGCAGGCTGAACAGTTGGATGAATCTCACCATTCACCCATTTCGGCAGCGTTTCCACAATCGCTTTGCCACCAATTTCAGCCAAACGATCATGCAGCAGTGCGGTTGTGTCTTGATCTGTGATGGCTGTTTCATAAATAGACAGCATTGGGCCAGTATCTAGCCCAGCTTCCATTTGCATGATGGTGATACCAGTCGCTGCATCGCCTGACTCAATCGCGCGGTGAATAGGCGCAGCACCGCGCCATCTTGGCAATAGAGAAGCGTGAATATTCAAGCAACCATGTTTAGGAATATCTAACACCAGTTGCGGCAAAATTAAGCCATACGCCGCAACCACCATCACATCAGCATTTAGCGCGGCCAGTTGCTGCTGGATGGTTTCGTCTTTTAGAGACAATGGCTGCCATACGTCAATCTGATGTGCTAATGCACACACTTTTACTGGACTAGGCGTTAGCTTCATGCCACGACCTGCAGGTCGGTCTGGTTGTGTCAAAACCAATACAATTTCATGTCCCGCATCAATCAAGGCTTTTAAGGCGACTTCAGCAAAGACAGGGGTTCCTGCAAAAATAATTCGCATAGTAGATTCACACTTCAATCAATATCTAAATGAGTTAGTAGCAAGCGATTACAGATTTTTTTGCTGCTGTTTCTTCAGTTTCTTTAAGATGCGATCCTGCTTTAGACGAGATAAATGTTCGACAAACACTTTGCCGTCTAAGTGATCGATTTCATGTTGAATGCAAATCGACAAAATTTCGTCCGCATCGATATGAAAGGTTTTACCGTTTTTATCTAATGCTTCCACTTTTACTGTGTCAGCCCTAGTGACTTTATCGTAGATTCCGGGCACCGAAAGGCAGCCTTCTTCATATACCCGCTCACCGGTTTTCGCCGTCAGTTTCGGGTTGATAAACACCATGGGGGCAGAGTGATCTTCACTCACATCAATCACCACAATGCGCTGATGAATGTTGACTTGCGTTGCAGCTAAGCCAATCCCATTGGCTTCGTACATCGTCTCTAACATGTCATCAATAATTTTTCGGATCTCATCGTTTACCTCTTTGACAGGTGCTGCCACGGTATGTAAACGTTCATCTGGATAGTGAAGAATATTCAGTAAGGCCATGTTTTTTGTCCATTTAAGGCATTTAAGCTTGGGCAAATGTTGCCTAAGGCGCAAAATGCATGCAGTATTATGCTATTTATCTGACATAATTAGATAAATTTTGATTTCTGCTATTGTACAGTTGCTGCAGTCACATACAAAATAGGCAATCCATTTTAAACCGTTTTTCGGGGCACCCCATGCGGAAGTTACTTGTTTCTTTGTTCATGTCAGTCAGTATTGCCGGTGTTCATGCCGATGATCTGACATTGAAAAATGGCTACCCTCAGACTTACACAGTCAAAAAGGGCGACACGCTATGGGCGATTTCAGGCAAGTTTCTTAAACAGCCTTGGCGCTGGCCTGAATTATGGAACCTCAACAAAAGTGATATTAAAAATCCACACTGGATTTACCCAGGCGATTTAATCACGCTAGATTTTGTGAATGGGAAACCTCGCTTGTCTCGGTCACGCGGGGCAAAAATGAGTGGTGGCATTGTTAAGCTTAGCCCGCAAGTACGGGTTGAGGGCATGGATAAAGATGCAATCCCTGCGATTCCATCGTCTGTCATCGACCCATTCCTGACCCAACCGAAGGTAATTGAAGAAGAC from the Leeia speluncae genome contains:
- a CDS encoding Maf family protein, whose protein sequence is MSSKPAIFLASNSPRRRELLTQIGVPFTAFAPDIDETPFESESAADYVIRMAKEKAEAGWRMRNVTGENHSLLLAADTSVVANGNILGKPIDAADAMAMLSNYSGQSHEVMTAVAVTNGKQTVVENVVTSVYFRHLSETEIRQYIESGEPFDKAGGYGIQGLAALFVSHLEGSYTGVMGLPLFETGQLLAQFGYPIL
- the rng gene encoding ribonuclease G — its product is MNQEILINVTPQETRVAVMEDGIVQELHIEREAQRGLVGNIYLGQVRRVLPGMQSAFIEIGLERAAFLHIADLFEQRHHPDPDLRIEKLLHEGQTVLVQVIKDPIGTKGARLSTQISLAGRYLVLLPQEHHIGISQRIGNDSEREHLKERLTNLLPSNNQHGYILRTSAETATDEELKSDITYLQKIWESIQESSRKSASKTLLFQDLSMPLRVLRDFVNPETKVIRVDSRETFVKMQDFAEQFVTGVLERISHYAGERPVFETYGVEAEIERALSRRVNLKFGGYLIIDQTEAMTTIDVNTGGFVGTRNFDDTIFKTNLEATLAIARQLRLRNLGGMILIDFIDMESEEHRETVLGELTKAMSRDRTRVTINGFTNLGLVELTRKRTRESLAHILCEPCPTCQGRGQIKTAQTICYEILREVVREARQYNAKEYRVLASQAVIELFLDEESQSLAQLADFIGKPIRLQVETQYGQEQYDVVIS
- a CDS encoding diacylglycerol kinase; amino-acid sequence: MKPGKTGLTRLIHAFGYSVDGLKAGWQREAAIRQEIIALIILLPLGIWLPVGIPVKLALLASTLAVLVVELLNSAVEAVVDLASPDRHDLAKLAKDLGSAAVLMTLIVAIAVWSYAVWLAFGTH
- a CDS encoding glycine zipper 2TM domain-containing protein; amino-acid sequence: MKHVSPLSILMSAMLASSLLLTGCTTSKSGDVYSRNSARSIQTVETGVVKSVRQVKLEGTNSGVGTFGGAVVGGIAGSHVGGGDGRIVGGVVGSILGGIVGNSIEKNTTQSNGLEITILLDNGRTIAVVQEGNDDIRPGDRVNVLSGNGESRVTRN
- the htpX gene encoding zinc metalloprotease HtpX → MIGNWFKTTLLMAAITALFGVIGLSLGGATGLIIALLFAGGMNFWAYWFSDQAVLRMYNAREVDAHSAPQFYGMVAELAQRAGLPMPRVYIIDEAQPNAFATGRNPANAAVAATTGIMRLLSERELRGVMAHELAHVKHRDTLISTLSASVAGAISAIANFAMFFTGGSRDDERSVNPIVAILIMIFAPLAATLIQMAISRAREYEADRGGAEISGDPVALANALQKIEHYAQGYQMPAAEQHPETAQMMIINPLSGSGITGLFRTHPETSERVSRLMQMAGRY
- the fmt gene encoding methionyl-tRNA formyltransferase is translated as MRIIFAGTPVFAEVALKALIDAGHEIVLVLTQPDRPAGRGMKLTPSPVKVCALAHQIDVWQPLSLKDETIQQQLAALNADVMVVAAYGLILPQLVLDIPKHGCLNIHASLLPRWRGAAPIHRAIESGDAATGITIMQMEAGLDTGPMLSIYETAITDQDTTALLHDRLAEIGGKAIVETLPKWVNGEIHPTVQPAEGVTYAAKIDKAEALIDWSHDASVLARKIRALNPAPGAATKLAGELLKIWLAEPTEMALAAGRVQLDGNDVFVGCGKGALRLVEVQKAGSKRAPAAALVAGQQLVNGLQLGD
- the def gene encoding peptide deformylase, which codes for MALLNILHYPDERLHTVAAPVKEVNDEIRKIIDDMLETMYEANGIGLAATQVNIHQRIVVIDVSEDHSAPMVFINPKLTAKTGERVYEEGCLSVPGIYDKVTRADTVKVEALDKNGKTFHIDADEILSICIQHEIDHLDGKVFVEHLSRLKQDRILKKLKKQQQKNL